One window of the Carnobacterium maltaromaticum DSM 20342 genome contains the following:
- a CDS encoding 6-phospho-beta-glucosidase, translating to MKKGLKIVTIGGGSSYTPELVEGFIKRYEELPLTELWLVDVEAGEEKQNIVGEMAKRMFKAAGIDCEVHLTLDRKSALKDADFVTTQLRVGQLDARILDERIPLSHGMIGQETNGAGGIFKALRTVPVILDIVEDMKVLCPNAWLVNFANPAGMVTEAVLRYGKWDKVVGLCNIPVNAEVEEAEILGRKQEELFFQFAGINRLHWHTVVDNQGKDLTDELIAKMYGKDADGKSIVANIKDNNLIFEQVENLHMVPCPYHMYYYMTDEMLKDELEDFKNNGTRAEKVKAIEKELFELYKDPELDHKPQQLAERGGARYSDAACNIINSIYNDKRLIMTVSTKNNGTVTDLPADSAVEVTCMITGNGPVPFQFGGFAPAERGLLQLMKAMEELTIEAAVTGDYGTLLQAFTTNPLITSGNEGKQVMDELLEAHKQYLPQFN from the coding sequence ATGAAAAAAGGCTTGAAAATTGTTACAATTGGCGGCGGTTCAAGTTACACCCCTGAATTAGTTGAAGGATTTATCAAACGTTATGAAGAATTGCCATTAACTGAATTGTGGTTAGTTGATGTAGAAGCTGGAGAAGAAAAACAAAATATCGTTGGTGAAATGGCAAAAAGAATGTTTAAAGCAGCTGGGATTGACTGTGAAGTTCACTTAACATTAGATCGTAAGTCAGCTTTAAAAGATGCTGATTTTGTGACAACTCAATTACGGGTTGGTCAACTAGATGCACGTATTTTAGATGAACGAATTCCATTAAGTCATGGCATGATTGGCCAAGAAACGAATGGAGCTGGTGGGATATTTAAAGCACTTAGAACAGTTCCTGTTATTCTTGATATTGTTGAAGATATGAAAGTACTTTGTCCTAATGCTTGGTTAGTCAACTTTGCAAATCCTGCAGGTATGGTTACAGAAGCTGTGTTGCGTTATGGAAAATGGGATAAAGTTGTCGGTTTATGTAATATTCCTGTCAATGCTGAAGTTGAAGAGGCTGAAATTCTAGGGCGCAAACAAGAAGAGTTGTTCTTCCAATTTGCAGGAATTAATCGTTTACATTGGCATACAGTAGTTGATAATCAAGGCAAGGATTTAACGGATGAATTGATTGCAAAAATGTATGGAAAAGATGCAGATGGTAAGAGTATTGTAGCAAATATTAAAGATAATAATTTGATTTTTGAACAAGTAGAGAACTTACACATGGTGCCATGTCCTTACCATATGTATTATTATATGACAGATGAAATGTTGAAAGATGAATTAGAAGATTTTAAAAATAATGGAACACGTGCAGAAAAAGTTAAAGCAATTGAAAAAGAGCTATTTGAACTGTATAAAGATCCTGAATTAGACCACAAACCGCAACAATTGGCAGAACGTGGTGGAGCAAGATATAGTGATGCTGCATGTAACATTATCAATTCTATCTACAATGACAAACGTTTAATTATGACAGTCAGTACTAAAAATAATGGGACTGTTACTGATTTACCAGCTGATTCTGCTGTAGAAGTAACCTGTATGATTACTGGAAATGGTCCTGTTCCGTTCCAATTTGGCGGATTTGCACCAGCAGAACGTGGTTTATTGCAATTAATGAAAGCTATGGAAGAATTAACAATTGAAGCAGCCGTTACTGGAGACTATGGTACACTGTTACAAGCCTTTACAACGAATCCACTTATAACTAGTGGAAACGAAGGCAAACAGGTGATGGATGAATTGTTAGAGGCTCATAAACAATATTTACCACAATTTAACTAA
- a CDS encoding EcsC family protein: MAVQALTENKVLSLLDWAYGKIIDGSMPGMTSAESLAQDYLTKHKTVKKSAQALIRMQNGKSMTTGFVTNLGGLLTLPVAMPANISAVLLIQLQMIAALAVMGGYDLKSDQVRTFVYLCLVGTSMAEVVKSTGIRVGNQAALMGIQKIPSAVLLKLNQKIGFTLVVKFGEKGAVSLAKLVPLAGGVIGGTIDGVSTNLIGKNAIRMFIQE, from the coding sequence ATGGCAGTTCAAGCTTTAACTGAGAATAAAGTATTAAGCCTTTTAGATTGGGCATATGGCAAAATAATAGATGGAAGTATGCCAGGCATGACTTCGGCAGAATCATTGGCACAAGATTATTTAACGAAGCATAAAACGGTAAAGAAAAGCGCTCAAGCTTTAATCAGAATGCAAAATGGTAAAAGTATGACAACTGGATTTGTAACAAATTTAGGTGGTTTGCTGACTTTACCAGTCGCTATGCCTGCAAATATATCCGCGGTATTGTTGATTCAATTACAAATGATAGCTGCGCTTGCTGTTATGGGCGGCTATGATTTGAAATCTGATCAAGTTCGGACGTTTGTTTATCTATGTTTAGTCGGTACAAGTATGGCAGAAGTAGTCAAATCAACAGGGATTCGTGTTGGGAATCAAGCGGCTTTGATGGGTATTCAGAAAATTCCATCGGCAGTTTTATTAAAATTGAATCAGAAAATTGGTTTTACTTTAGTAGTAAAATTTGGAGAAAAAGGCGCTGTCAGTTTGGCTAAATTAGTTCCTTTGGCAGGCGGTGTAATTGGTGGAACAATCGATGGTGTTTCAACAAACTTAATTGGAAAAAACGCTATTCGCATGTTTATTCAGGAATAG
- a CDS encoding radical SAM/SPASM domain-containing protein, with protein sequence MRKYYDSPCLIDIAVTNRCNLKCDYCSAESGPFASKEGEMTVEELDQLFMELHHMNVHRVALTGGEPFARKDMLKIIENFNKYNFSKVLNTNGTLINDKVAQQLSKLNLDRICVTIDSYSPEGHDCVRGRGRGRGSFKKAINGIKHLQRYNLPVSTLFTLNKNNVNDLIKTIRLNDLLGIEHMSVMVVCPTGRASDASILTDKENWYPVFLELSELMKKNEFKVNFKIVPPNESDIFWTHYFPLAHYDRLDLLSAWGQDLEGFEKLSKREVSCQAGVKACSISHQGNVYGCDLMNGIEELIAGNVKTQKFSEIWNDSEVFKKLREISFESLTGKCSLCPHEWCGGGCRCTALELDGSLYGSDLTCFWNESEVSISG encoded by the coding sequence ATGAGAAAATATTATGATAGTCCGTGCTTAATCGATATAGCAGTAACAAATCGTTGTAATTTAAAGTGTGACTATTGTTCAGCAGAATCGGGGCCTTTTGCTAGCAAAGAAGGTGAGATGACTGTAGAAGAATTAGATCAATTATTTATGGAGCTACATCATATGAACGTTCATAGGGTAGCTTTAACTGGTGGGGAGCCTTTTGCTCGAAAAGATATGCTCAAAATTATTGAAAATTTTAATAAATATAATTTTTCGAAAGTATTAAATACTAATGGAACATTAATTAATGATAAAGTTGCTCAACAGCTATCTAAACTTAATTTAGACAGAATTTGTGTAACAATAGATAGTTATTCGCCAGAGGGACATGATTGCGTTAGAGGTAGAGGTAGAGGTAGAGGTAGTTTTAAAAAAGCAATAAATGGTATTAAACATTTGCAAAGATATAATTTACCTGTGTCTACATTATTTACATTAAATAAAAACAATGTAAATGATTTAATAAAGACAATTAGATTAAATGATCTATTAGGAATTGAGCATATGTCAGTGATGGTAGTTTGTCCCACTGGAAGAGCATCAGATGCAAGTATTTTAACAGACAAAGAGAATTGGTATCCTGTTTTTCTAGAATTAAGTGAATTAATGAAAAAAAATGAATTTAAGGTGAATTTTAAAATCGTGCCACCAAATGAGAGTGATATTTTTTGGACTCATTATTTTCCGTTAGCACACTATGATCGACTGGACTTATTAAGCGCTTGGGGACAAGATTTAGAAGGTTTTGAAAAACTTTCTAAAAGAGAAGTATCTTGTCAAGCTGGAGTTAAAGCCTGTTCTATATCACATCAAGGAAATGTCTATGGGTGCGACTTGATGAATGGAATCGAGGAATTGATTGCAGGTAATGTTAAAACACAAAAATTCAGTGAAATTTGGAATGATTCTGAGGTGTTTAAAAAATTAAGAGAAATTAGTTTTGAATCACTAACAGGAAAATGCTCTCTCTGTCCTCATGAATGGTGTGGTGGGGGCTGCAGATGCACAGCTTTAGAGCTAGATGGTTCACTTTATGGATCAGATTTAACTTGTTTTTGGAATGAGAGTGAGGTATCTATAAGTGGATAA
- a CDS encoding PqqD family protein, whose product MDKKLFYIEGKKRLTLLREQNFYICFDPIKLEYFHINVTGAYILYLVSKKCKLDTIVNIFIDEYKIEKNECREIVLSFLDNFPLKNIIYHNLIDNDIYLELPPFK is encoded by the coding sequence GTGGATAAAAAATTATTTTATATAGAAGGTAAAAAAAGATTAACTTTGTTAAGGGAGCAAAATTTTTATATTTGTTTTGATCCGATAAAATTAGAATACTTCCATATTAATGTAACAGGTGCATATATTCTATATTTAGTTTCAAAAAAATGTAAGTTAGATACTATTGTTAATATATTTATTGACGAATATAAAATTGAAAAAAATGAATGCCGTGAAATTGTTTTATCGTTTTTAGATAATTTCCCACTTAAAAATATTATCTATCATAACTTAATTGACAATGATATATATTTAGAATTACCTCCATTCAAATAA